The genomic segment CGCCATGGAGAGGGAAGTGACTGGGGGAGGCAGTTTCATAACTGGGCAGATCCCTGGTTCCCCTTTCACAGTGTGGCAGGCAGGCTCTTAGCTGCCCCAGGGACAGGTATGTGCCATCTCGGGCATCTGCTTACTCCTTGCTCCTGCCCAGGTGGCCGACATGAAGAAGAGAATTGACAGTGTGGGGTGCCTGGAAACCGCAGAGGAGGTGAAGGGGCAGGTCCGGGAGGACCTGGAGGGCCTGAGTCAGTGGTATGAGGAGATGGAGAATACCAAGACATGGCTGCAGCAGGAGCTGGACCACCAGCGCCAGAGGGTGTGCAACCTGCAGGAGAAGCAGAAGAAGTTTGACCAGGTATGTAGCCATCCACCCCATCCTTTGCATTTCCTCTCCTTCCGGCACTCAGCCCAAGGCGAGGGCCTCATCAGAGAAAGCCTGGGCTCCCTCGAGACCTTGCCCGGGAGGGGTCGTGCGGGGCCAGCACTTAGAGGACCCCTAGTCTCTGGCTTGTTGAGGGGCTTGGGGAGAAGGCCAGCGGAAGAGGGTGTCTTCATGGGTTGAGGAGGAAcgtttttcagattttctataatGAACTGGTTTTCCTGCCATTTACACCATTTATTTGTGCACTCATATTGCTTCCTTATTCCAAAAGATCTGAgggaagcctggccaacatggtgaaaccccatctgtactaagaatacaaaaattagcttgggcccagctgctctgccctgctgggggCTGTAGCTCGGAGCCTGTGGGGCTGAGCCTCATGGTGCCCCTctttcccagctcctggcagaGGAGAAGACCATCTCTGCCAAGTATGCAGAGGAGCGTGACTGGGCCAAGGCCGAGGCCCGAGAGAAGGAGACCAAGGCGCTGTCGCTGGCCCGGGCCCTGGAGGAAGTAATGGAGCAGAAGGTGGAGCTGGAGCAGCTCAACAAGCAGTTCCACATGGAGATAGAGGACATCAGGATCTCCAAGGGCCAGAGCGTGAGTGCTGGGCCTGGCAGCCAGGCCTTGGGAGGGGCCCGAGCGGGGTCATCACAGAGGGCAACACATACACACGTTCCGGGTCTAGCAGTCCCAGGTCCCTGCCAGTCCCTTTGCTCCTGACTTGGGCTCTCTGGGGCTCAGGTCTATAAGCTGAAGTCCAGGCAGGCTCTGAAGCAGCAGGTGGAGGAGATGGAGACCCAGATGGAGGAGCTGGAGGATAAGCTGCGAGACACTGAAGACGCCAATCTGCAGCTGGAGGTCAACCTGCCGGCCATGAAGGCCCAGTTTGAGCGGAACCTGCAGTTCCGGGACGAGCAGATTGAGGAGAAGCAGCTGCAGCTGGTCAGACAGGTATGCGTGGGCTCCTGCTACCCCACGGTGGTCAGGGTTGCCCTGGACCatgcctcccctcccctgtctctCCTGTCCAGTCCCCTGTCATTTGGGTCAGCAACTCACCTTCTTAGAGTTCTTCGAGTCAGTAATCGCCACTGGCTTCCGGAGGCCCCGCAGATCCTGCAGAGGCACCTGGGTTCAGAGCCAGagcagggtctctgagtgggtccAGCTTCCGAAGGTGTCGGCATTCCTTCCTCCAGGTGCGGGAGATGGAGGCAGCGCTGGAGCACGAGAGGAAGCGGCACTTCATGGCAGTGGCCGCCCGGAAGAAGCTGGAGATGGACCTGGAGGCTGACATCGACTCGGCCAACAAGAACCGAGATGAAGCCATCGAGCAGCTGCAGAAGTGGCGGGTGAGGGCAGGCGGTGCCCAGCTGAGCCAGCTACATGCGAGGGCAGGAACCTGGCAGGGTGGAGCCTCTTGGGGAGGTTTTGGGTGCTTCCAGTCCAATCTCACTGATGGAGACACAGGCTCAGAGGTGAGTGGAAACAATAGTCCAACAGCAAACTTGCAGAACGGTGCATGGCTGAGTACATGAAACGCAGAAGCAAACAGGCAAGTGCAGGCCCAGGCATGGGGGAGTTCAGAAGGCCTCACCCAGCGCAGACTCCAGCATCAGCCGCGTCCTGACGCTCCAGCCTTCTGGGCTCCGGCGTGATGGTTCCGAGAAGCAGCCTAGAGTGTGGGATACATACTTGGAAATTGTCACCAATAATTGAAGaataatgaacacataaaaaCAGCTCTGATATGTCATATCATGTAGCAAGAATAACCCtaggtttaaaatacatttgagtcagagtcttgctcttttgcccaggctggagtgcagtggcgcaatcttgagtcaccacaacctctgcctcttgggttcaggcgattcttttgcctcagcctcttgagtagctgggattataggtgcgtgtccccatgcctggctaattttcatatttttagtagagacagtggttCAATGAGTTGgtcagggtggtttcaaactcctgacctcgtgatctgacagcctcggcctcccaaaggactgggattacaggcgttagctgctgtgcctgggcaaaaaaaaaaatctgtaaaagctAACTGTGGGCAAGGTTGTGGGGCACAGATACTCTGCTGTTGGCATGTTCTGCTGCTGCGGTCTGGCTGCACACACCCAGTCATGCGCTTTGGCTTGAGGAATCTGTTTTTGGAGTTatctgcaaatggaaaaaaagagtaTTTGCCAAAAATCTTTAGCATTAAAACAAATAGGAGATGAGTAACAAAAGGAAAGGTGTTTCCTGCCTGTGGTGGGGACACCTGCCAGGCTGGGCACTGGTTTCAAGCGGCAGGTGTGCATTAGGGGTGGCACTGTGGGCACCGGTGTCCGGCCTACAGAGGGGACAGAAGTGGAAAATGAAGCTCAGCCTGGGCTTGCGTCCACTGTGACCAACACTGTCAGTGTGCGTTATGAAATGGGACACAGATTTTTGTCCTCAGTTGCTTTTTCTCCCTGTCACCACGGTTAGTTGGTTAAATATCGAGCAGAGCACAGCCAACATCCCTGTGTGTGAAATGACGcgggagggtgggggtggagggccgAGGGCCAAGGACCTGGGTGGGGTGCCAAGCCTCTGTCCCTGCCCTAGGCTCAGGTCAAAGACTTCACGCGTGAGCTGGATGACACCCGCGCCTCTCACGAGGAGATCCTGGCCCAGGCCAAAGAGAATGAGAGGAACCTGAAGATCATGGAGGCCAAGATGATCCAGCtggaggaggtgggtggggcGGCAGTGGAGAGTGGCACTGCTGCCCTGcagccagcaggtggcagcacAGGGCTTTCAGCAGAGGGCAGGGCTAGGGTCCGACTCAGCTCCAGGAATTGGCTGGGGACAGCTCTCAGGTTACAAAAGGATTCCCTCCAGGGTTCCGTTACATAGCGGGCCTCCCTGGTATGAGATTGTGTGTGAGTGAAATGCCTCACATCAGATGAGGCTCCGTGGCTGCCACCGCCTTCTACCGTGACCGTTTCCTGGTGACGGAGGGTCTCAGCATCCCCGTGGCTGCCCTGTCCGTGTCGCACCTGAGCCAGTCCTGAAGTGTTCCCTGGGTCTAGAGGGTGCCCTGCAGTGTGACTTGCCGGGTGTGAGTGCGCCCAGGTTATAGCCGTCTCCTGCCTGCAGGCTCCGGAGCTGACTCTGGGCTCTGG from the Callithrix jacchus isolate 240 chromosome 1, calJac240_pri, whole genome shotgun sequence genome contains:
- the LOC100406723 gene encoding myosin-9 isoform X1, whose protein sequence is MKKRIDSVGCLETAEEVKGQVREDLEGLSQWYEEMENTKTWLQQELDHQRQRVCNLQEKQKKFDQLLAEEKTISAKYAEERDWAKAEAREKETKALSLARALEEVMEQKVELEQLNKQFHMEIEDIRISKGQSVYKLKSRQALKQQVEEMETQMEELEDKLRDTEDANLQLEVNLPAMKAQFERNLQFRDEQIEEKQLQLVRQVREMEAALEHERKRHFMAVAARKKLEMDLEADIDSANKNRDEAIEQLQKWRVRAGGAQLSQLHARAGTWQGGASWGGFGCFQSNLTDGDTGSEAQVKDFTRELDDTRASHEEILAQAKENERNLKIMEAKMIQLEEELAAVERAKRQAQQERDELADEIANTHGKGALAALIEELEEEQGNTELIYDCLQKAILQIDQINTDLNLERSHAQKIENARQQLEQQNEELKVQLQEMEGSVKLMYKASLTALEAKMAQLEEQLENETKERQAACKQVRRTEKQLKDMLLQVDDKPRNAEQYKDQVWGPAVCPDECSDEEVDGKADGAEAKPLNKPPLLQPETHGQADTAASPSQTLPHTSLDLGTVVNVPPTPIPSPSRPEGSLPAR
- the LOC100406723 gene encoding myosin-9 isoform X3, yielding MKKRIDSVGCLETAEEVKGQVREDLEGLSQWYEEMENTKTWLQQELDHQRQRVCNLQEKQKKFDQLLAEEKTISAKYAEERDWAKAEAREKETKALSLARALEEVMEQKVELEQLNKQFHMEIEDIRISKGQSVYKLKSRQALKQQVEEMETQMEELEDKLRDTEDANLQLEVNLPAMKAQFERNLQFRDEQIEEKQLQLVRQVREMEAALEHERKRHFMAVAARKKLEMDLEADIDSANKNRDEAIEQLQKWRVRAGGAQLSQLHARAGTWQGGASWGGFGCFQSNLTDGDTGSEAQVKDFTRELDDTRASHEEILAQAKENERNLKIMEAKMIQLEEELAAVERAKRQAQQERDELADEIANTHGKGALAALIEELEEEQGNTELIYDCLQKAILQIDQINTDLNLEQQNEELKVQLQEMEGSVKLMYKASLTALEAKMAQLEEQLENETKERQAACKQVRRTEKQLKDMLLQVDDKPRNAEQYKDQVWGPAVCPDECSDEEVDGKADGAEAKPLNKPPLLQPETHGQADTAASPSQTLPHTSLDLGTVVNVPPTPIPSPSRPEGSLPAR
- the LOC100406723 gene encoding myosin-9 isoform X4, which encodes MKKRIDSVGCLETAEEVKGQVREDLEGLSQWYEEMENTKTWLQQELDHQRQRVCNLQEKQKKFDQLLAEEKTISAKYAEERDWAKAEAREKETKALSLARALEEVMEQKVELEQLNKQFHMEIEDIRISKGQSVYKLKSRQALKQQVEEMETQMEELEDKLRDTEDANLQLEVNLPAMKAQFERNLQFRDEQIEEKQLQLVRQVREMEAALEHERKRHFMAVAARKKLEMDLEADIDSANKNRDEAIEQLQKWRAQVKDFTRELDDTRASHEEILAQAKENERNLKIMEAKMIQLEEELAAVERAKRQAQQERDELADEIANTHGKGALAALIEELEEEQGNTELIYDCLQKAILQIDQINTDLNLERSHAQKIENARQQLEQQNEELKVQLQEMEGSVKLMYKASLTALEAKMAQLEEQLENETKERQAACKQVRRTEKQLKDMLLQVDDKPRNAEQYKDQVWGPAVCPDECSDEEVDGKADGAEAKPLNKPPLLQPETHGQADTAASPSQTLPHTSLDLGTVVNVPPTPIPSPSRPEGSLPAR
- the LOC100406723 gene encoding myosin-9 isoform X2, with product MKKRIDSVGCLETAEEVKGQVREDLEGLSQWYEEMENTKTWLQQELDHQRQRVCNLQEKQKKFDQLLAEEKTISAKYAEERDWAKAEAREKETKALSLARALEEVMEQKVELEQLNKQFHMEIEDIRISKGQSVYKLKSRQALKQQVEEMETQMEELEDKLRDTEDANLQLEVNLPAMKAQFERNLQFRDEQIEEKQLQVREMEAALEHERKRHFMAVAARKKLEMDLEADIDSANKNRDEAIEQLQKWRVRAGGAQLSQLHARAGTWQGGASWGGFGCFQSNLTDGDTGSEAQVKDFTRELDDTRASHEEILAQAKENERNLKIMEAKMIQLEEELAAVERAKRQAQQERDELADEIANTHGKGALAALIEELEEEQGNTELIYDCLQKAILQIDQINTDLNLERSHAQKIENARQQLEQQNEELKVQLQEMEGSVKLMYKASLTALEAKMAQLEEQLENETKERQAACKQVRRTEKQLKDMLLQVDDKPRNAEQYKDQVWGPAVCPDECSDEEVDGKADGAEAKPLNKPPLLQPETHGQADTAASPSQTLPHTSLDLGTVVNVPPTPIPSPSRPEGSLPAR